TACTTACCTATGTGGATTTACTGGAGAAAATTATTTTCCATGGACAACACGAGAGAGAAAAAATAGATCCTGCCAGTTTTAGTAAGTTCAAAAAAACTATGGAATGCCCGCTGTTTTTGGTAAACGATAAAGACATCAGTGAATCAATTGGTTACTTCTACACTCTCAACGTCTACAAACAGTTTTTGGCAAACAATATAAGAAATGAACCGCGAACACGAAAACCATTTTGCGGTGGCCTTGTGCTGACAGATACTGTTCAGTATGACTATTACAATGACTATATTTTGTCAGCGACGTTTTTTGATTCTAAAAAGGTGAAATTCAATGTTGGATTGTTTTATTACGTGCTGTTTAAGAACTGTGAAAACAAAGAATGGATGGACAGAAATGTTGTTGAACAATTCAAGAAGTATGCTATGCGCCGTGTCAGTGAAACGGTTTGCAAAATTGGGCTTTCATCTTTGCCACTAGATCCTCAAGAAAACAGTTCGCTACTTACTGCATTATGGTACTGTGTTGATCTGTCTTCATGCATATTCAAAGATGATCCTGAAAATTTCACCCACGAACGAATGAGGATGTTCTACGGCGTATCGCATTGCATGATTGAAATCTTGGAGTACTTTGAATATGATCTAGACATGGAGTCTATTAAAAGACGTAGAGAAATAATAAGTCATGTGATGACTTTGAAGAGAATAGATAAAGATAGTGATAAAGTTTACTAtttgttgaaaaaaatcttcaaaaccGTAGACGATTTCCTGGTGAGTGAAATTGAAAAGCCATTCAATCTGTACAAGCTCAATTACCTGAAATTGAACCACAAAAATATGTTGAACGATGATGTGATTAATGAAACGGTTCATTTAAATGACTACGTTCACTTGATGTATGTGGAATATTTCGAAGATGGTGAAATTGAAATTTCCAAAAAGACATTCCGTCCCTTATTCGCTATCGATCAAAACAAGTCATTTTACACGGAATTGGTTAGGAATACGAAAAAGGTTGTAATTAGCAATGACAATAACCAAGATAAAATTGAATTATCCTTTGAGCCTATCGATTCGCTTGATTTTCATAGATTGTTGTCTCGGTACAATCTGTTTATCAACTGCGTAATAGATCTAGTGAAATATCCCACCCTACCCGAATACGTCGGCTATATCTGCAGGAAGAAAAAGTTTTATGGAAATTTGGTAACTATTTTTCCACCCAATGTATACAAAGGTATTCAAGATGTTTATGACCGATATCAAAATATAGCGACTGAAGTCGATATCAACAAATTTATTAATGTATGCAAAATTTATTTCGGTCGAATGGAACgaattaaagctgaagagaaaGTGATGTTTAGTAATGAcgataaaattaaagaattcatTTCTACTCAGGAGGGGAAAGTAAATttggtaaaagaaaaaatattgctgCCAGTTGAGTCTactgaaagttacgtaaaagaaCTTCCTTCCAACAAAAGTTGTGCAGTCGAGGGACACCCGTCAGAAATTAAGAATACGAaacctcgtaaatttaattataaaaggacGAATAGGTATAAGTATAAGTCACATTATAAGTCccgtgtaaaataaaatgttaacaataatttacaaacaaGGCTTTGTCAAGCCCAGACTATCAAACAAAacatttatctaaaaaaaacttgtgTGTCAAATGTATGTAAATACTCTGCATAATCATACTCTACATTCACTTCTGAATTCAAAACTATACAGAATGCGATACTTATACTATTATGCAGACCCCCAATtttcacagcgcctggtctaggATTTAGAATTAGTAATACAAAGTAATGTAGATCTACTTTACTTTTGCTGCCTCGATAATTTATTTGGAGCTTCCGAATGTGCTAGGTTTGCTCCCGATTGTGTCTACTGTACGCCGGGATATAGAAATTCGTTTTAAATACGTAATCTCAAAATTAATTTGAGATGAATGTTAATTTGATTGTGGTGCGAATGATTCAGagcaattttaatataataaataattaaatgtagtattactttttaattttgcgCTCTAAAAAGAGAGAAATAAAGTACGTTGCGATATTCAAAGAATGATGCAATTCAATGCGTTATATGATGTGTAAGACGTTAATTTGACAGttgaataattaattgaaatgaAGTTTGCTCTATTTGTCGATACGAGGACCAACAAATTGTAAAAACGTGTGCAGTtgtctcataaaaattaattaccaaaaattgtaaacaaaataaaacatttttatacggGTAATTGTAATGCTGTGGTGatgttatttcatttattatattttaagctaTATGAAGACTGAgttcattgttattaaaaaaatatactaaaatgtataaaaaatactaaattgtgtcgatattttatgtattaaccTTCTAGTTCTAATGAATTTTCctatatttgtgtatttttaattaataatttaaatttagtataaaataatcaaacggtgtaaataaattactataaaaatatataatgattagATGACTTGAATttcgttttaataataaacaattttctgACTGTAACtttggatatttttatttatttaaaaaccaacttttatacattaaaacgaacaaacaattaatgcgatttgtttttaatgataacctaccctaccctatccctactctgATCCACACAGGCTCGTTGGACTAGCCAGACAAAAAAGGGCTTAATATTGCATAGCCCTGGGAAACTTTGAATCATAATCAGAAGCCACACAGGCTAATCGCTGGACTAGCCAGACAAAAAGggcttaatatttcatagcctgggGAAACTTTGAATCATAATCAGAAGCCATTGACTAATCGCTGGACTAGCCAGACAAAAATATTGCATAGCCCGGGGAAACTTTGAATCATAATCAGAAGCCATTGACTAATCGCTGGACTAGCCAGACAAAAATATTGCATAGCCCGGGGATACTTTGAATCATAATCAGAAGCCATTGACTAATCGCTGGACTAGCCAGACAAAAAAGAaccctctttttatttttcagtcatCATCACCCAAACACaagagccgccagcatccagcggcagtCTGCAATCGAAAGGTGTTCTCGGTCCACCAAGTActaccaacattgcgcttatttttcatattttttttaaattattacaaaaataatctaCATTTTTTTCGAATCGAAGGGCACCTACAGTTACTCGCTACAATTTTTCCGAGACTTCTAAATATGTTGCCAAAAGAGATCTTGCTAATCAGGTACTTACCGTTATAAATCTTATTTGGCTGAAAGCGTGGAGGGAGAATGTTATGGAGTAGTTATCAAGAGTCTCCCGGTAAGGGACAACAACAAAGTACATAGTTATGTTAACATATGGTGTTGCCAGTGATCGAAAAACTACCCCATATTTTAAGACTAGCGTTATTAAAGTAGGCTagtctaaatatttttatttcatgctATTTGACGTCTTTCCCGAtgagttggaggggaacgggaatgttggtcataaataaaaaccggacaagtgcgagttgaactcgggTGACGAAGGTTCCGAACGTTGTTAACCTATCATGCTTTTGAAACTGACCTGTGGACTCAttcctattttggtatttattatcaacccgtcaaaataaaaaacaaatcaattgacaaaatatcatccaCATATTAAGATACAAATGTCACCCGATACTTACGGTGGATAGCTTAAAGTATGTACACTTttttgtccacttcaatagggtgataatgataataaataccaaaatagtccGGAAAATCCGGGGcggtgtcttaaacggtgattttttttaatttattgcatgTCATTAATTCCCTGGAGTATGGGTCGTGCGCTGGTGTGGGACGCCACGTGTGCAGACACTTTAGCTGCTTCATACATCCAGTCGACCGGTAGACATGGCGGGGCGGCGGCAGACATGCGGGAGCGTCAAAAGTTTCTAAAATACAGTTGTCTCGGCGcccaatatgaattcgtcccgtttggcgtcgagacactaggcccgtggggcaggagcgctcagactctccacaaggagatcagcaaacgcctcagagaggcaacaggcgaccctcgggcgggcagctttctcgcgcaaagaatttcaatcgcaattcaacgcgggaatgctgcctgcgtgatgggcaccctaccaagggcggcaaattttgataagtatttttaggtattagttttaattttaatttattttaattttatagttgtagttataatgatatttccttatattttatttttataataagtttagcctattatcttcatgaataaaatgttataactATGAATActtataagttttataaaatggtaATTTTCCCTAATTTTAGGGAACAAATAAATGTAACACATATGATAACCCCAAAATGCAGATAATCCGCCTAAATTGAAAATGTTCGTAACGCACGGAAAATGTCTATTCTGGATGCAATTAACTTACCcacttaatttaattactttgtaaagACTATTTACgaatttcttttgttatttctggatatttttaatgatattcagATCCTAATCACAAACTTGACTAATTAGGTACGTATAAAGGGTTCATAATTTCGTCGTGCGTTGGTCGAACGTATTGCTGGCTTGTTATAGAGCAAGGAAAAATGGTACAAAAAAACCGCAACACAGTCGCCGGCGTTCGCTGGTattatattgtactagcggacgaattcgacttcgttcgcgtggaattcagtttttcatgaatgaaccatggatttttccgggatgaaaagtatctatgtgttaatccagagtaaaatctatttccattccaaatttcagccaaatcgcttcagtaacagcagcgtaaaagaggaacaaacatacttacacactttcacacttacacacaaactttcgcctttataatattagtgtgatgtgaagtgtaatattattaatattacaatatagtATAGGTAGTTACCTAGATTATTTTGTTAGTATGTATGGGAACTCCAATTGATAACGCAATAATAACTTTGTTTACACCAGAATTTGTAAGGGGTTTTATTAATTGCGCAATCTAGTCTGGATGGAGTATAAAACCGCGTTGCACCATTTTATTTGTTCAGTGCATAATCGATTGTTGTAGTAGTTGGTACTGTATAGATGTTGCAGTTTTGTGTGTGTTTTTGgataatttatttagaaagtGACAAGAGTAATTCTGCACACATTTCAGTAAGTACCTAAGCTtattaatatatacctactagcggacgcccgcgacttcgtccgcgtggaatttagtttttcacaaatccctcggaaaccatggacttttccgggataaaaagtagcctatgtgttaatccaggctataataggtatatctcaatactaaatttcagctgattcggtttagtagtcgaggcgtgaaagagtaacaaacattcatattatcaaaatcatcagttttcgcaaatctcgggaaaccatgaatttttccgagatataaagtagcctatgtgttaatccagagcaaaatctatttccattcctaatttcatccaaatcgcttcagtagtagcggcgttaaagagtaacaaacatccaaacatccatacaaacttttgcgtttataatattagtaggactagcgGAGGACCGCCACTTCGTTTGCGCAAAACtacaacccctttttaaccctaTAAGGATATCGAAATGTCTTGatttgcattattatttttattaattttctagtAGTACACACTCGTACCatgcatacatacatttttatgaataggtacttgaaaaactaattttttaaaacttccaacccatacaaactttcaattcatatttcacccccttcttcaTTCAGTAATTTCGGCATCATGAGCGGTCGACAAAAAGACGCACAGCAAATACCTACAGCCGGACAGTaagacaaacagatagacagatgcacaaaaattaaaaattatatatttttgggtCAGTACCTATCGACATAATTCTctacaacaaaaattttcaaaatatctttaatgtacagaatagGACGTGTtacaatgacattttattttaagtagataaaactagctgacgcccaaCGGTTTCACtcatgtagttcccgttcccttaaaagtatagggataaaatatagcctatgccactcacaaataacgtgcctttctagtggtaaaaaagttttcaaaatcggttgactaaatctagagattaccccgcACGACACCAcaaaccttacctctttataatattacgatcatcatcatgatatcagccgatgaacgtccactgcaggacaggccttctgtaggaacttccaaacatcacaatcctgggccgcctgcatccagcgaatccctgcgactcgcttgatgtcgtcagtccacctggtgaggtgtcgaccaacactgcgctttctagtgcggagtcgccattcacCTGGACCCCCCACGTCTatcacgtcacgtcacgtcgtcatcggttcttcgaactatgtgcctcgcccattcccacttcagcttcgcgactcgttgagctatgtcggtgactttcgttcttctgcagatctcttaATATCTGATTCGAATATTTCCTTTAGTATAGtccaaaatgaaaatttgaaaGTGTATACTTAGTGATAAGGTATTTGTCATTACTCATATGCGGAAAAcaaaaagatgggaggatgacctaaAAATGACTTTAGGACCCCTTTGGATGAGGATAGCGGCAGACAGAAAACAGTGGAAggagttggaggaggcctttgccgtaAGGCACACTGAAATAAGAGACATTCTATAGTTATAgtgtagtttgaattttaatgtgtgtacctacttttattttttaaattattgtaatgtatttgttAACAACTGTATATATTTCGGGAAAtataaggctttattattatattattattatatgcttGTAATGTTAAAGCCATGCATGTGGGTCAATTAGTACGTTTGTtactacaatataatattatcatactgCAGCATAGTATTGTATGCGTAACATAAACCTAATTACCTAATTTTATCCTTTAAAACATTGATAAGAATGTgcttttatagcttggcaagttggttgatgacactcccatgatatgcgagcgacggggcgggaaagactgcgtgggtgtgacgTCAGGCGCGCGGGGGCTTCGCTACCCactcccggcccgcgcagaccatcgagagtattacgaacgaacttACCAAGCTATAAACGCAGACAAAGTAAATTATGTGTAAGTTCTTAGTTTAATATCCATCTTGTTCCAGGTCAGATACGAGTCACAGTTACGGTCGAAGCTCATCACCACACGTTTTCGGTCTACTTCAATGAAACGTCACAAAAACAGCCGCTAATAACTACAAATCGCAAACTATTAGGAAGGAAAATACCTTCAGTTTAAAAATCGGATAGTTGTACTACAGTTAAAATGGTCAACTACTTTATTTACGCAAAAGATTATTCAGGTTCAACCGAATATGACGACCATTACCACACCAACGGATTGAAAACTCTAGCACAATTTAAAACTGAcgtagaagaaataaaaactgAACTAGCAAAATCTGAGGACCCTCCGATAGAATCAAGAATTATTTACTTGCATTGGGGACATATATGTGAAGAAGTCGACGAAGAGACAACTAGAACAGCATATCTACAACGTCAAGGCGATGGAAGGAACACACTTCCTGAAAGGATAATTGAATGGTTAAAACTAAACTATGACATTTGTAGTGAAAAAGGTGTAATTAAGCTGTTGTACATAATCACTGATGGTAGGATTTATGAAAATAGTGTAGAGGAATGTTTCAGATCCAACAGTAATATGTATTATGAAAAGGTCGTTTTTCATGCATTTAATCAAGACCAAAATGAAATAGACATTTCAGTAGCATCATCATTCTTCAAAAGCCAATGCATGGTTTACTGCAATAACGAACTTTACGACGACACTGATATTTCCGAAGAGTTTGACTatgacaaaattaatattgagaACTTTGCTTCTGAAAAGGATAATTTGAAGtcttatattaaacttaagttTTTGAAGAAAATCAAAAACGATGCTCGCGCCTTAAAAGAAATCGATAACCTCAAGAAACTACGAGCTCGACTATTTGATGAATTGTCATGTAAAACAGAAGTTGACTTGGCCACAAAGGATAGAAAAGAGTTCATAAGTGAATTTGTTCGCACGGATTGGTACCAGAATCTTACTTCAGCCGATGGGATGGGGAATGGGAAGGTTGACATTGAGAAAGCTATCACAACTATGATCAATTATCTTGTTTGCGAAAACAAATCTTATACGTTTGACGCATTGAAGttcaatacaaattttaatacattagTTGAAGAAGAGCCAATCGTTGACGTAAATTTTACAGCGGAACAAGAAATAGCGTTCCCTGACATCATTTGGGATGACGAAAAAGGAATCCCTGTTGTAATTCTTACCAATATGGATTTGCTAGAGAAAATTATTTTCCATGGACAACGCGGGAGAGACCAAATACAGCCTGCTAGTTTTAGCAAATTCAAAACAACTATGGAATGTCCGCTATTTTTGGTGAATGATAAAGACATCAGTGAGTCAATTGGTTACTTCTACACTCTCAACGTCTACAAACAGTTTTTGGTAAACAATATAAGAAATGAACCGCGAACACGAAAACCATTTTGCGGTGGCCTTGTGCTGACAGATACTGTTCAGTATGACTATTACAATGACTATATTTTGTCAGCGACGTACTTTGATTCTAAAAAGGTGAAATTCAATGTTGGATTGTTTTATTACGTGCTGTTTAAGAACTGCGAAAACAAGGAATGGATGGACAGAAATGTTGTCGAACAATTCAAGAAGTATGCTATGCGACGTGTCAGTGAAACAGTTTGCAAAATTGGGCTCTCTTCTTTGCCACTAGATCCTCAAGAAAACACTTCGCTACTTACTGCATTGTGGTACTGTGTTGATTTGTCTTCATGCATATTCAAAGATGATCCCAAAAATTTCACCCACGAACGAATGAGGATGTTCTACGGCGTATCGCATTGCatgattgaaattttgaaatactttgAATATGATCTAGACATAGAGTCTATTGAAAAACGTAGAGAACTAATAAGTCATGTGATGACTTTGAAGAGAATTGATAAATCTAGTGATAAAGTTTACTAtttgttgaaaaaaatcttcaaaacgGAAGACGACTTCCTGGTTAGCGAAATTGAAAAGCCATTCAATCTGTACAAGCTCAATTATTTGAAATTGAAccacaaaaatatattgaacGATAATGTAATTAATGAAAAGGTTCATTTGAATGACTACGTTCATTTGATGCATGTAGAATATTTCGAGAACGATGAAGTTCCCTTTGAAATTTCTAAAAAGACATTCCGTCCCTTATTTGCTATAGATAAAAACAAGTCATTTTACACAGAAATGTTTAAGAACACGAAAAAAGTAGTCATTAGCAATGATGATGACCAAGATAAACTTAAATTATCCTTTGAGCCGATCGATTCGCTTGATTTTCATAGAGTATTGTCTCTTTACAATCTGTTTATCCACTGCGTGATAGATCTAGAGAAATATCCCACCTTAGCTGAATATGTTGACTATGTTTGCAGGAAGAAAAAGTTTTACGGAAATTCGGTTACTATTTTTCCGCCCAAGGTATTCTTAGATATTAAAGATGTGTATGACCGATATCAAAATATTGTGACCAATGTCGAGGTCAACAAATTTATTAATGTATGCAAAAGTTATGTCAGTCGAATTGATCGAATTAAAGCTGAAGATAAAGTGATATTTGATAGTGAcgataaaattaaagaattcatTTCTTGCCAAGAGAAAAGagtaaatttagaaaaaaatacgtaatCTCAAAATGAACTTTAGGATGAATGTTAATTTGTTCGTGCTAAGAatgattgaaatattttaatatactttctTACCAAATTGTAAAATTCAATGTACAGTTTTAATAttctaaataattgtaaatatatgTAATTCTATGTATTAGTAAGCACgcgaatattaattttagactaAATACCTAAAATgtatattgtgaatcataagaaatgagtattttaaaaagattgggttgattgttatttaaaagtttgttaACAATATTAGTGTTGTGTAATTACCTGTGtctatatttttgtagtgtTATTTTACGAGTAGTTTTAATGAATTTTCCTATATTTGTGCCAATGTAATTAGTATCTAATTTcaattacatataatattataaaattttgtaaacaatttattccaaataatattgtaataatcaTAATCTCGTGAACttagttttaataaacaatCAATTTTTGACCATCACCTTgagttttctttttcatttataattataaaaccaaCTGAATATTAAAGCAATCAAATTAATCAAAGTACTTTCTTTGAGCGAGActaatttgttttatacttaaaaaatcaaccgacttcaaaaaaaattaaaaaaaactgacttTGAAACATAAACCTACCcacgaaaatatttaaatttttttaaaaacgacGAGTGACAAGACACGTATTTAGCACTAAGTTAAAACTGATacgtatgttttctgtgccactACGTAGAAAAtgttactttaagtttttttttagtttcgtgtgcgtgtttattttttttagcatcaagttgtatttttatgtaacgtttatttttcaatttttagtgtaatcatTCTAAGTGTAAAATCATTACATTCATATTAAATGCACCCTTACATTAACAGCCCCCACTCGCCAGAAAATCAAATTTTCTCTTAACTCTTTTTTTTAGTGTATTGGGTTTTTGAAATTACTTAGCAAAATAATATGTGAGTCATCATAAACAATCTTTATTTTTGCACTCTTCGGTTGTGACCCTTTCTCTtagatgtaataaaaagtccagataCTATATTGTGAACTAAACAGTGATGCATTAATTTCTTAAGTATATCtcacgtatttttttcaacaaaagaTGCtacttaagtaatattattatcataatttaagaaaacttactATCAATTTAACAAACtaataacatttaaatgtagataaattgaaaatacatataaaataaaatatggctagttgttataattttattattattattatctggcAATACACTCCACACTGACTCATAGATACTCATTATGGTGCTTCAGTTGTTTGGCACTGTGttaacgtaataaataatagcCCATGCaatatattagtattagtagagTAGCCTATTTTGTAAATCTATCCTCTTTAAGTTATTTTCATCCATAAAACAGGTGGATGAATGTCGTTTCTTCTACTAACGCTATCAATTCATATT
This sequence is a window from Bicyclus anynana chromosome 16, ilBicAnyn1.1, whole genome shotgun sequence. Protein-coding genes within it:
- the LOC112055530 gene encoding uncharacterized protein LOC112055530, with protein sequence MVNYFIYAKDYSGSTEYDDHYHTNGLKTLAQFKTDVEEIKTELAKSEDPPIESRIIYLHWGHICEEVDEETTRTAYLQRQGDGRNTLPERIIEWLKLNYDICSEKGVIKLLYIITDGRIYENSVEECFRSNSNMYYEKVVFHAFNQDQNEIDISVASSFFKSQCMVYCNNELYDDTDISEEFDYDKINIENFASEKDNLKSYIKLKFLKKIKNDARALKEIDNLKKLRARLFDELSCKTEVDLATKDRKEFISEFVRTDWYQNLTSADGMGNGKVDIEKAITTMINYLVCENKSYTFDALKFNTNFNTLVEEEPIVDVNFTAEQEIAFPDIIWDDEKGIPVVILTNMDLLEKIIFHGQRGRDQIQPASFSKFKTTMECPLFLVNDKDISESIGYFYTLNVYKQFLVNNIRNEPRTRKPFCGGLVLTDTVQYDYYNDYILSATYFDSKKVKFNVGLFYYVLFKNCENKEWMDRNVVEQFKKYAMRRVSETVCKIGLSSLPLDPQENTSLLTALWYCVDLSSCIFKDDPKNFTHERMRMFYGVSHCMIEILKYFEYDLDIESIEKRRELISHVMTLKRIDKSSDKVYYLLKKIFKTEDDFLVSEIEKPFNLYKLNYLKLNHKNILNDNVINEKVHLNDYVHLMHVEYFENDEVPFEISKKTFRPLFAIDKNKSFYTEMFKNTKKVVISNDDDQDKLKLSFEPIDSLDFHRVLSLYNLFIHCVIDLEKYPTLAEYVDYVCRKKKFYGNSVTIFPPKVFLDIKDVYDRYQNIVTNVEVNKFINVCKSYVSRIDRIKAEDKVIFDSDDKIKEFISCQEKRVNLEKNT